The DNA sequence tcataaatctaatcgatggattataaaagggtttcgatcaagctgaaactttctctccctcttcttctcatgctccctgtcactctcctttaactcctccggtgactttcttttatttgaagattgttttttgcccggcgcttggccggttaccgctggtattaaaaacattttggcgaatggttaggtggcgtgatagtctgtagtgaaggagcgcgctcccgctcacaggagcctgctcgcgctgcgctccgcagctaacagctgtttgcttttcacccaacaacgacaagcgactcacgaaacgctatgttgtagcgttgataaacgaaacaatttaacaacattgctagtcaaaataccaataccacaggaaacatttaaaaatatatatatttttagtggcccgagcgggcaagtggaaagcaCGTTATGCTgacccggggtgtctaaatagtgctgaagggccagcgggccatttataatgttgAGCCCtgcttgagtttgacacatgtgctttaatacaaatacaacttttatATTATTAATAAAAGTACTACGACTAGTTTTTTTAGAACTGCTCAAACTTTGTTTACCAAATGTTAAAGACAATAAAAGACCTGAATCATGAGGTGTTCGCATGTCGAACACTCGAACACCAACATGTTTAACATTTAACTAAAGCAACCTGGTTACAAAAGCGACACTAAACCTTCATCGTAGATTTTGAATCGTATGTGTTTGCATAAGAGGTGAAGATATAAACCAGACACACTCACCAAGACGTATGTGTCGTGTTCGTGCTTCTTCCTGTGCATGTGAACATCTGTGgaagaaaacagaaaataccgtCAACATATTAAACAGTCATTATGATTCTCAGATTGTGTTTTTGTTGTCAGTCTCTCTGACTATGAACTCATGTTTCTGTGTTTTGGAGCAGACAAATCGCCGTTCCTTACGCAACGTTAGtctttaaaggtagggtatgccattttggagaaaccagctcgaggccgctagaatttgaaagtatttTAAattcctcctccaacacacacgaacgcgcacatgaccaatgagggcacgagataaatgtgtgcccagatggaaggctgacaggcaggtaggccatccagttactttagccgggccggctcagatgattggtcgtgctttttacagcgccacggcttccacaggtgacatttttttatgtatttattgtcaaagcattcaatatattcattgctatcgagatgttaagagcattccatggaatataacaagtgtttctgaagtaaatgacataccccatctttaatacagtttgaaagacaAAATGTTTCTTGTTATTTCTGCACCGAACTGAATAGGTAACTTTAGTTACTCTGCAAACTCGAATTATTATATCATCTTAAACACTAAAGagatgaacacatttatgcatcgaaaatgataatacaaatataaagaatatattattctgaagttTTATTTGtgatccaatccaactttatttatatcgcacatttaaaaacgacagagttgaccaaagtgctgtacatcagtaaatatataaaaagcagcataaatacatttagacaGAACCGACAGGtcatcaaaacaaaacacaagacaATAGAACCATACTTAAAGACACAGACTATTATACATGATGTAAAAATAATATACAACACCAGAAAATAAAAACCCCAATTTTAAAGCACAGACTAAGTCGTATACGTCGTCTGCAAAAGCACGGGAGAATAAGTGGGTCTTTAAAAGAAGATTTTTAGCAGCTACAGCAAAGCAAGGAGGAATCTGTCAGCAGAACTCAGTGAccgtgaggaggaggaggaggaggaggaggaggaggaggaggaggaatatgGTTGTGGGAGTTCTGCCAGGTAAGGGGAGGCCAAACCATTAAAGGCAAACAATACCATTTTCAAATCAATTCTAAACTTtatcggaagccagtgtagagatGCGAGTAAAGGTGTGATGCGAGTAAAACCTGTCGTGAGTGGTAAGGAAGTTAGGTAAGTAAGGAAGATGTGTTGCTTGCTAGTAAAGTACTTTGTTACAAGTAAAAAGcctgcattcaaaataaaaagtatacaATTATCTGCATCGATAGTACGAAAAGTCAAAGTACTCCCTGCACAAAGGCCCATTTCTGAATCGTATAATGATTGTGGAGTAGATGCCAAAGAATTTTTTTTGAATGcatgacttttacttgtaacagagtatacCTACACTCTAGAACTTCTACTTTAGCttgagtacaatatctgagtactttttgTAACGCTTCTGTCCATCACTGACTGTCATTTAAACGTTTCAGTAAAATAACCGTTTTAAACGTTAAACCGGTTGACAGTTCCATGCTAGCCGGATTAGCTAACCGTTAACGTCAACAAACAAGAACCACGGGCCCGAAAAGGACATATGGGATACTTAACTGGATCACACTgaccagtaaaaacacgtttaatgtatgaaatgtatttataaccACCTAAAGAAAGAATAAACTAAAAAACGTTCCCAGCTAAACCCAGAATCAGCTGTTAGCAAAACTGCCTGTTTGACTACGTGTTGTTAGCCGTTCGCCTGTTAGCATAACAAACCTGAATCCGTGACGTTGATGACATCCACCGACACCATGTCAGGTTTGTCCAGCGGACCCACTTTCCGCTCGGTTACCCCCGACGGAACCACGTCCGGCTTTGGGCCGAACTTTCTGGGGTAATAGTCCCCGGCATTATGGTAAGAGAGACCCGAGGACGTGGACATCATTCCGTCCATCGCCATTTTGGATTTCCCGTACCCGTCGGCCTGTTCGATTTGGCTGAACGGCGCATGCGTCAGTTCACAGATTTACAAATCACCACCAAGTGAAATTATTAGCAGTGAGCCCATCCATGTGATAGACAGATCTGAGGTTTCTTTTTACTATTCAGATCTAAAGTTCCGGCTATGAAAGACCATTTCCgaaagaaaaaataaaatgttaggaATGAATTAGATGAATTACAATTATTCAACAAGAGAAAAAGGAAAAATGTCTCCATATATGATTTGTTTTACCAATAAACTGTCAAGTTAACCATAAGTtaatatgtatttaatttaatttaaaacggattaaatccgtgtatctaccgtccaattgttttctttattaaacaagtaaacggaagagcgtctgagaggcatttttgcttttagttttttaccttactaaatggtctaatggtcattggagcggggggcggggcgaaactcacggaagtgatttcaaaacaaaagcactcgtttTCTTGGAACGGTGATAATATTATAAGTATAAACAAGGGgaaacaaggtgaatttagcgatcacaacgaaaacgggcaagacacatattgagcccagaaaatgaatgttattacgggctgtaaatataataagcctgtgtctaaaatggacaacttTTACGGTGTACTTTGTAAATAATCCTCTGTCAGAGTCCCCTCCATggtacataatgcatgttttctgctatctttgatgagtgataaaaagacaattttaccattagttcttaatgaTATTGATACTGCTGGACTCAGTAGTCTTACGCCTACTACCACAATAATGAAGTACTTCTAGAAGTTCTAGTGTGTTGTTTAACAAgtcctctgtcaatgtcccctcctgagaacaaaatcaagccacttctgctaagtttgattgtttgattgattgattgattgattgattgattgattgattgattgattgattgattgaaaagtttattaacagcttgtatattgggtacagtacagtacagctcaaaaaatccaattgttaaggggatgcagaccagagaaagactttcgtcttgtttacatcagggtcccccatttccaattcatcatatcatttaagacatataagacatatttgacatacagatggcttatttacaatttacatacagGTGGTTTTTTACATACAGATTGCTTATTTACAATTTTCATTTTAGATTTCGTTCTAATACATCCTAACcggacatttaagacataccaagtctacagatatacagttaGTAACATGGTCTAAAATGCGAGTATATAcatagatgggggggggggggaagctgtCCATTGGACGACAGGTTGAGATTTGTGGATCTTGTAGACCAGGCCCATTGCAAGTAGCTGTAGGCTACTCTGTCGTCTACTCTAAGCCATCCTAGGTTGTCAAAGTGGGCAGAGGTGAGGTGGGTTCTAGATGAAAGGTCAAGCAGTAGTCTGACCAGTTTATTTTGCGATGTTTGAAGTTTTATTTGTAGCGCCTTGGAGGTGCTAGGTACCATGACGTGCAAGCATAGTCATAGTACCATTGAATGAGTGCTCCTGCCAGAGTTTTCAGGGTGTTTTTGTTTACCAGAGAGGAGATCCGGTATAGAAATCTAGTTCTTTGATTgactttttttattacattggATGCCATTTTGTCACAGGAGAGGTTTGCCTCAAGAATAGATCCGTATGTAATTTCCTTCTTACTTGTGACAATAATGTCACCCACTGCAACTGAGAAGTCGTCGGATTTGCTGAGATTATGTTTCGAACTGAAGAGAATGGACTCTGTTTTACCCAGGTGTAATGACAATTTATTATCGGCGAGCCAGGTGCAGATTCTGCCGAGCTCGGAGCTGAGAGTTTTTTCAATCTGCAATCTGCTCCTGTCAGAGACCAGCAGGGCTGAGTCGTCCGCGAACAGGAACAAGTTGCAGTCACATGCTGATGACATGtcatttgcataaattaggaacAGTAACGGACCTAATATGCTTCCTTGTGGAACACCACAGCTCACTGGGAGGGGGGGGACAGAGTACCGTTTACCTCCACCATCTGTTCTCTCCCCTCCAGGTAGGATTGCATCCAGCTCACCGATAGTTTATCAAAACCAATTGCTTTTAGCTTGTCAATCAGAATGGGGTGATTGTCAGTGTCGAAAGCCTTTTGTAGGTCCAGCATCACCATGCCGCAGTACTTGCCCGCGTCCACCTCTTGTTTGATGTGGTCGCTCAAATAAAGAAGGCATGTGTCAGTGGAGTGggatgttctaaagccagattgAAATTCATAGATTAGTTTCTTTTCCGCGAGGTACTTTTCGACCTGTTCATATACTATTTTTTCCATGACTTTCGAGATGGAGGTAAGTATAGAAACAGGGCGGTAGTTGggtccaatttgctgcccttttTGTGCAATTTTGAAGTCTTTGGGTACTTTTCCCTGTTTTATGGAGAGGTTAATTATGTGAGCTATGACTGGTGAGAAAAAAAATCTCGTTTTGAGTTTTTTACTGCAGCCAAGCTGGTTATTGAGTCATTTCCAAAGTTCACAgggtttatttttgttttcctcAGTTTTGACATTGATGAAATTCTTTTTGGCAGTTTTGATTATGGAGCTTACATAATTTCTTAGTCTGTTTCTTTCAATTTTTAGTTCAGTCACGTGGGCCT is a window from the Pseudochaenichthys georgianus unplaced genomic scaffold, fPseGeo1.2 scaffold_1588_arrow_ctg1, whole genome shotgun sequence genome containing:
- the LOC117441238 gene encoding zinc transporter 6-like is translated as MAMDGMMSTSSGLSYHNAGDYYPRKFGPKPDVVPSGVTERKVGPLDKPDMVSVDVINVTDSDVHMHRKKHEHDTYVLGTIHPFRKTHRSICAKLQQEFRLVTSDRRSWRILLFGALNLLCTGCLLMWCSSTNSM